Genomic DNA from Streptococcus uberis:
ATCAACATAAAAAAATACTCCAAAAATCTTAAGTAATTAATATATATTTTTGACATTTTTTTCTCTTTTCTGATTATTATATTTATTCATAATATATTTCAAAGCAGGTAGCTTGGAAAAATAACAAAGCGAAAGATATACAATAGTTCCAATAATAATGTCTAAAAACATTATCAAAATATAATTAAAGTTATTGAATAACAATTTATTAGTTACTATTATAAAAAAATACATTAGTGTTCCAAAAATTACTGGGAAAAATACATCCTTAATTTGAGAAATTATTTTAATTCTATATTTAAAATTATTAAAAGTAAAACAAGTAAATAGGGCTATTCCTCTAGAAACAACTGACATTAAAGCGATTATGTATATACCTCTATTAATTGATAATATAATTAACAAAATTCCAGAAAAACCGTCTATTGCTTCCATAAACAAAGAAATTTGACTTTTTCCCATAGCTTTATAAATTTGTAAATAGGTTGTATAAACAGAAGATAACAGATAAAACATACATCCAATTACTAAATAAGGATAAGAAGGTAGCCATTTATCAGTAAGAAGTAATTTTATTAACCCTTCTCCAATAGCAGCTAATCCAAACATAATTGGTGAAATTATAGTAGCCGTCATCTGAGTCGAAAGACGTCCTGCATTCATCAATTTTATTTGATCATCTTGGAATTTAGATAAGACTGGAAATAATACTGAAGAAATTGAATTATTAAGGTTTGTCATAAACAACTGTGGAAATTGATTCCCCCGTGAATAATAACCTAAATCCGCACTAGAATATTTTTTCCCAATAATTAATGTTCTT
This window encodes:
- a CDS encoding lipopolysaccharide biosynthesis protein, yielding MRSIISNFLWKFMERLSAQIVTFGVSILLARLLGPKDFGVITILNVFIVFANVFVVNGFSSALIQKKETDNLDFSSVFYFTFVVSLVIYSLLFFLAPNIANWYNMPILSPTLRVLGLRVILGSLNSVQEAYTIRQLIFKKIFLSTISATIISAIVGVAMAFNGFGVWSLVYQYLVYSFIYSLVLWKIVKWRPILSFSYNRLKLLLDFGWKLLLAALIGALYDNLRTLIIGKKYSSADLGYYSRGNQFPQLFMTNLNNSISSVLFPVLSKFQDDQIKLMNAGRLSTQMTATIISPIMFGLAAIGEGLIKLLLTDKWLPSYPYLVIGCMFYLLSSVYTTYLQIYKAMGKSQISLFMEAIDGFSGILLIILSINRGIYIIALMSVVSRGIALFTCFTFNNFKYRIKIISQIKDVFFPVIFGTLMYFFIIVTNKLLFNNFNYILIMFLDIIIGTIVYLSLCYFSKLPALKYIMNKYNNQKREKNVKNIY